In Silene latifolia isolate original U9 population chromosome X, ASM4854445v1, whole genome shotgun sequence, the following proteins share a genomic window:
- the LOC141617008 gene encoding uncharacterized protein LOC141617008, whose product MTIQKNSQNRFSPLSSVTKNTKNSNKASSSATASSIVIPGGPVEAVANKTRMVSEIVGVAPYDLDSLVPENHGAWTQVGKGKSPLEPIVEEPSDLIQFTKADVKDEIAYWKNSVYCFVLGANPPLKVLDGFIRRIWINHDFDKVSFLPNGIFMVRFKSERTKNVVLQQGHYLFDNKPLIVRPWSESVVLVKDDVKEVPVSDTATVDKTMLGFARVMVDVPFGLRIPENVKFLDEDGQVVSIPVEFEWKPILCKQCGGIGHETATCRKPKPKGKPVIDKQQWRPKTIQKKQTGPSVVPAGQAPVADEKECVLAPNLSKLSQYTFLDALNNATPKVGIGTKGSGLPPRRVMHNIGFWNFRGLNSPTKQNTIKWFLHHYHVGLFGLLETKVKPLSLNSFIHMKAKEIGSGDGFYITMVYAFNEVENRRMLWNRLCGFKKKTRGSTSEQEMEDFQNCIDECELVDSPAIGSLFTWNNKQDPSTRIYSRLDRVLVNQSWLRRFQDSYAHFYTKGLMDHTPCIIQTSENTPVKRRSFKYFHMWSKSEQFHACVKDIWDQKWYGTKMFILVKKLKSLKQPLKPLNRAQFDDIENNTVRAWQHLEYIQGKLRSDPLNVDLIQQEINAAKCYRELNDACYAFLTQKSKVTWVDKGDNNTKYFHSVLKSRQARNKVVKIADRNGVACETTGQIQQAFLDFYMNLLGTAKDTSPGSVSIVQQGPICSPAHTEMLLAPVTNEEIKKIMFSIPIHKYVGPYGFSSAFFRDAWDVVGGEVCEAVQDFFHNEKLLKQLNHTLISLIPKCERPQNVTQLRPISCCNVVYKCISKLLCSRLATVLPCIISPNQGGFIKGRSIVENILICQDVIRLYNRKAISPRFMLKVDLKKAYDSISWSFLEQMMRALQFPGEFIALVMECVCTASYSLVMNGEIFGFFKGQKGLRQGDPLSPLLFTITMEYLSRVMHYITEIVPFKYHPICSKMKLSHLMFADDLLLFSKGDAASIMVMLRVFATFSQASGLQMNNNKTNAYFNGVQGQLPFSYLGVPITDGRLQKKDCQVLIEKLVSRIRGFGARHLSYAGRLVNYLWDGKVDFIRVPLVGWEKVCAPKNEGELGIRDSYAWNVAAVGKLVGWVFSKPDSLWVRWVHHVYVKDAAWPNYIPKYDVSWSWKAIVKVRDKLLGYYSANLWQEESRGYSVSSGYEVMRRTFQRVAWHKQVWNGWCLPKHQFIGWLIAREALQTKDKLYKLGCCSDSLCLLCGNIDESDSHLFQDCVYSLRILEGIAQLCNVQLPAMNVVSWVYTRPFTKLQKGVIGSAFMAAHYAIWMQRNKVRVDSCLMKPEMVITQVQNQYKMRVLAKMSKEMQIRDSNWLSSLPLMR is encoded by the exons ATGACGATACAAAAAAATTCCCAAAACAGGTTTTCTCCTTTATCTTCAGTAacaaaaaataccaaaaatagtAATAAAGCTTCATCGTCTGCAACGGCGTCATCCATTGTGATTCCAGGAGGACCAGTGGAAGCTGTTGCTAATAAGACTAGGATGGTGAGTGAAATTGTTGGTGTTGCTCCATATGACCTGGACTCTCTGGTACCGGAAAATCATGGTGCTTGGACTCAAGTTGGGAAAGGTAAGTCCCCATTAGAACCTATTGTGGAGGAACCTAGTGATTTAATTCAGTTTACTAAGGCGGATGTTAAGGATGAAATTGCATATTGGAAGAACTCGGTTTACTGTTTTGTTCTTGGTGCAAATCCTCCATTAAAAGTTCTTGATGGTTTTATTAGGAGAATATGGATAAACCATGATTTTGATAAAGTTTCCTTTTTGCCTAATGGAATATTCATGGTGAGATTTAAGTCTGAGAGGACAAAGAACGTTGTGTTACAACAGGGTCACTACCTCTTTGACAACAAACCTTTGATTGTGAGACCTTGGAGTGAATCTGTGGTTCtggttaaggatgatgttaaGGAGGTCCCAGT GAGTGACACTGCTACTGTAGACAAGACTATGTTGGGTTTTGCTAGAGTAATGGTGGATGTTCCTTTTGGCCTTAGGATCCCTGAAAATGTCAAGTTCTTGGATGAAGATGGGCAGGTTGTGTCTATCCCTGTTGAGTTTGAATGGAAGCCAATCCTATGTAAACAGTGTGGTGGTATTGGGCATGAGACTGCTACATGTAGGAAGCCTAAGCCTAAAGGAAAACCTGTCATTGATAAGCAGCAGTGGAGACCTAAGACTATCCAAAAGAAACAGACTGGACCTTCTGTAGTTCCTGCTGGTCAGGCTCCTGTTGCTGATGAGAAGGAATGTGTATTGGCTCCT AATCTATCAAAGCTTTCTCAGTATACTTTCCTGGATGCCCTGAACAATGCTACTCCAAAAGTGGGTATTGGTACGAAAGGTAGTGGATTACCTCCTAGGAGGGTAATGCATAACATAGGCTTTTGGAATTTTAGGGGATTAAACAGTCCAACAAAGCAGAATACAATTAAGTGGTTCTTACACCATTACCATGTTGGTTtgtttggtctccttgagacaaaggtcaAACCTTTGTCTCTAAATTCT TTTATTCATATGAAGGCTAAAGAGATTGGTTCTGGTGATGGATTCTATATCACTATGGTTTATGCTTTCAATGAAGTGGAAAATAGAAGGATGTTGTGGAATAGACTCTGTGGGTTTAAAAA AAAGACTAGGGGGTCTACTAGTGAGCAGGAGATGGAAGATTTTCAGAACTGTATTGATGAATGTGAGCTTGTGGATAGTCCTGCCATTGGCTCATTATTCACTTGGAATAATAAACAGGACCCTTCCACTAGAATTTACAGTCGTCTGGATAGAGTGTTAGTTAATCAAAGTTGGTTGAGGAGGTTCCAGGATAGCTATGCTCACTTTTACACTAAGGGCTTAATGGATCACACTCCTTGTATTATTCAGACGTCTGAGAATACTCCAGTGAAAAGAAGAAGCTTTAAATATTTTCATATGTGGAGTAAATCTGAGCAGTTCCATGCGTGTGTGAAGGACATTTGGGATCAAAAATGGTATGGGACTAAAATGTTCATCTTGGTCAAAAAACTGAAGAGTTTAAAACAACCTTTGAAGCCGCTTAATAGGGCTCAATTTGATGATATTGAGAACAATACTGTTAGAGCCTGGCAACACTTGGAATATATTCAAGGGAAACTGAGGAGTGATCCCTTGAATGTTGATCTAATTCAGCAAGAGATTAATGCAGCTAAATGTTACAGAGAGTTAAATGATGCTTGCTATGCTTTCCTTACACAGAAGTCTAAGGTTACCTGGGTGGACAAAGGGGATAACAACACTAAATACTTTCATAGTGTCCTTAAGAGTAGGCAAGCAAGGAATAAAGTAGTGAAGATTGCTGATCGGAATGGGGTGGCTTGTGAAACAACTGGTCAAATTCAGCAAGCTTTTTTGGATTTCTACATGAACCTGTTGGGGACTGCTAAGGATACTTCTCCTGGTAGTGTTTCAATTGTCCAGCAGGGACCAATCTGTTCCCCTGCTCATACTGAGATGCTACTTGCACCAGTTACCAATGAGGAGATAAAAAAGATCATGTTTTCTATTCCCATTCATAAATATGTGGGGCCATATGGATTTTCAAGTGCTTTCTTTAGAGATGCTTGGGATGTTGTTGGAGGTGAAGTATGTGAGGCAGTTCAGGACTTCTTCCATAATGAGAAATTACTTAAACAGCTTAACCATACTCTCATTTCCCTTATTCCAAAGTGTGAGAGGCCTCAGAATGTAACCCAATTGCGTCCTATATCCTGTTGCAATGTAGTCTATAAGTGCATCTCTAAGTTATTATGCAGTAGGTTGGCCACTGTTTTACCTTGCATTATTAGTCCTAATCAAGGTGGCTTCATTAAAGGAAGGAGCATTGTTGAGAATATTTTAATTTGTCAGGATGTGATCAGACTTTATAATAGGAAAGCTATCTCTCCTCGTTTCATGCTCAAGGTTGACCTTAAAAAAGCATATGACTCAATCAGTTGGAGTTTTTTGGAGCAAATGATGAGAGCCCTACAGTTTCCTGGGGAGTTTATTGCTTTGGTGATGGAATGTGTATGCACTGCTTCTTATTCCCTGGTCATGAATGGAGaaatttttgggtttttcaagggCCAAAAGGGGTTGAGGCAAGGTGATCCATTGTCTCCTCTTCTGTTTACAATTACAATGGAATATTTGAGCAGGGTCATGCACTATATCACTGAGATTGTCCCTTTTAAGTATCATCCTATATGTTCAAAGATGAAGTTGTCCCACCTTATGTTTGCAGACGATCTCCTCCTATTCAGTAAAGGGGATGCAGCTTCTATTATGGTTATGCTTAGAGTTTTTGCTACCTTTTCACAAGCTTCTGGTCtacaaatgaataataataagaCTAATGCTTATTTCAATGGTGTCCAAG GGCAGCTCCCATTCTCTTATCTTGGAGTTCCAATTACAGATGGTAGGCTACAGAAGAAGGACTGCCAAGTTTTGATTGAGAAACTAGTGTCCAGAATAAGAGGATTTGGGGCTAGGCATCTATCCTATGCAGGAAGGCTAGT GAATTATCTTTGGGATGGGAAGGTGGATTTTATTAGAGTCCCTCTGGTTGGCTGGGAGAAAGTATGTGCTCCTAAGAATGAAGGGGAACTAGGAATCAGGGATTCTTATGCTTGGAATGTGGCTGCAGTTGGCAAACTTGTTGGGTGGGTCTTTTCTAAACCTGATAGTCTGTGGGTTAGATGGGTTCATCATGTTTATGTGAAGGATGCAGCTTGGCCTAACTATATTCCTAAATATGATGTCAGTTGGAGTTGGAAGGCCATTGTTAAGGTAAGGGATAAGTTATTAGGATACTACTCTGCTAACTTGTGGCAGGAGGAGAGTAGAGGTTACTCTGTCAGTAGTGGGTACGAGGTGATGAGGAGGACTTTTCAGAGAGTTGCCTGGCATAAGCAGGTCTGGAATGGGTGGTGTTTACCTAAACACCAGTTTATTGGATGGCTTATTGCCAGGGAAGCATTACAGACGAAGGATAAATTGTATAAACTTGGTTGTTGCAGTGATAGTTTATGCTTGTTGTGTGGAAATATAGATGAATCTGATAGCCATCTTTTTCAAGACTGTGTATATAGCCTCAGGATCCTGGAGGGCATTGCTCAGTTGTGCAATGTACAGCTACCTGCAATGAATGTTGTTTCCTGGGTATATACTAGACCGTTCACAAAACTGCAGAAGGGTGTCATAGGGAGTGCTTTTATGGCTGCTCACTATGCTATTTGGATGCAGAGAAACAAAGTAAGGGTTGATTCTTGTCTGATGAAGCCCGAAATGGTGATAACTCAAGTCCAGAATCAATATAAAATGAGGGTTTTGGCAAAGATGAGTAAGGAAATGCAGATTAGAGATAGTAATTGGTTAAGTAGCCTTCCCTTAATGCGTTAA